One stretch of Gadus macrocephalus chromosome 12, ASM3116895v1 DNA includes these proteins:
- the ncl gene encoding nucleolin produces the protein MVKLAAKAAKKATPKKKAPPPPKEVEESSEEEESSEEEAAPPPKAVKKTPVKATPAKNGKAAPKVEVEEDDDEDESESEEEAPPPKKTPVKAKAAPAKKEESSEEDDEEDDESEEEAPPPKKAAAKPAAKAAPAAEESEEDDEEEESEEEMDTAPAPAKAKKAGMVKAKEESEEEEDDDEEDDDEDDDEEETPAAGKRKGDNKKETPPAKKVKATEGEPFCLFVGNLNSEKEFDELKDALRTFFSKKSLEVADVRIGASKRFGYVDFNSEEDMQKAMELSGKKVLGQEIKLDKARSKEAGPNDKKDRDSRTLFVKNLPFHCTADDLKEGFESAVDIRVPEGQSGGNRGIAYIEFKTEAEADRMLEVSQGAEVQGRTITVDFVGDKSQRGKMGAPGGAGGAAPCKTLMVNNLSFNATEEALQATFEKATSIRIPQNNGKPKGFAFVDFENMEDAKAALEEFNNTDIEGRSVRLEFCQSRDGGQAKSGPTKVLFVKGLSEDTTDESLREAFQGAVSSRVVTDRETGASKCFGFVDFDTEDDAKAAKEAMAEGEVDGTRVTLDYARPKGESGGFRGGRGGRGGGGGFGGGRGGGGFGGRGGGGFGGRGGGGRGRGGDRGGRGFGGRGGGGFGGGRGRGGGGAFGAKPQGKKIKFDD, from the exons atggtgaagttaGCAGCAAAG GCCGCTAAAAAGGCGACACCAAAGAAGAAGGCACCCCCGCCGCCAAAGGAGGTGGAAGAGTCcagcgaggaagaggagagcagCGAGGAGGAAGCG GCTCCTCCACCAAAGGCAGTGAAGAAAACACCAGTCAAAGCAACCCCAGCTAAAAATGGCAAAGCAGCCCCCAAAGTAGAAGTCGAGGAGGATGATGACGAAGATGAATCTG AGTCAGAAGAGGAGGCCCCCCCACCCAAGAAGACCCCAGTGAAGGCCAAAGCCGCCCCTGCAAAGAAGGAGGAATCTtcagaggaggatgatgaggaagatg ATGAGTCCGAGGAAGAGGCCCCACCACCAAAGAAGGCCGCAGCGAAGCCAGCCGCCAAGGCAGCCCCCGCTGCCGAGGAGTCTGAGGaagacgacgaggaggagg AATccgaggaggagatggacacCGCTCCAGCCCCCGCCAAGGCCAAGAAGGCTGGCATGGTGAAGGCCAAGGAGGagtctgaggaagaggaggatgatgatgaggaagatgacgatgaagatgatgatgaagagg AAACGCCAGCAGCTGGCAAAAGAAAGGGAGACAACAAAAAGGAAACGCCACCTGCCAAGAAGGTCAAGGCAACAGAAGGAGAAC CCTTCTGCCTATTTGTGGGAAACTTGAATTCAGAGAAGGAGTTCGATGAGCTCAAGGATGCCCTGAGGACCTTCTTCTCAAAGAAGAGCCTGGAGGTCGCCGACGTCAGGATAGGTGCCTCCAA GCGGTTCGGCTACGTGGACTTCAACTCTGAGGAGGACATGCAGAAGGCCATGGAGTTGAGCGGCAAGAAAGTTCTGGGTCAGGAGATCAAGCTAGACAAAGCCCGCAGCAAAGAAGCAGGCCCCAATGACAAAAAAG ATAGGGACTCAAGGACACTGTTCGTGAAGAACCTTCCCTTCCACTGTACGGCTGACGACCTGAAGGAGGGCTTTGAGAGTGCCGTTGACATCAGAGTACCCGAAGGCCAGTCAGGTGGAAACCGAGG AATCGCTTACATCGAGTTCAAGACAGAGGCGGAGGCCGACAGGATGCTGGAAGTATCCCAGGGCGCGGAGGTCCAGGGACGCACCATCACAGTCGACTTCGTCGGAGACAAGAGCCAGAGGGGCAAGATGGGAGCCCCAG gtggagctggaggagccgCACCGTGCAAAACCCTGATGGTCAACAATCTTTCGTTCAACGCCACAGAAGAGGCACTTCAAGCGACGTTCGAGAAGGCCACATCAATTAGGATTCCCCAGAACAACGGCAAACCCAAGGG CTTCGCCTTTGTGGACTTTGAGAACATGGAGGATGCAAAGGCAGCCCTGGAGGAGTTCAACAACACAGACATTGAGGGGCGCTCGGTCCGACTGGAGTTCTGCCAAAGCAGAGACGGAGGCCAAGCCAAATCAG GTCCCACCAAAGTCCTGTTCGTCAAGGGTCTTTCTGAGGACACCACGGATGAGTCCCTGAGGGAGGCCTTCCAGGGAGCCGTGAGCTCCAGGGTGGTcacagacagggagacgggAGCATCTAAATG CTTCGGCTTCGTGGACTTTGACACGGAGGACGACGCCAAGGCGGCCAAAGAGGCCATggcggagggagaggtggaCGGCACCAGGGTGACCCTCGACTACGCCCGGCCCAAGGGCGAGAGCGGCGGCTTCCGTGGCGGGCGCGGCggccgtggcggcggcggtggtttCGGAGGcggacgcggcggcggcggctttgGGGGTCGCGGTGGCGGAGGTTTCGGCGGACGCGGCGGCGGTGGCCGTGGAAGGGGCGGAGATAGAGGCGGCCGAGGCTTCGGAggtcgcggcggcggcggcttcggAG GTGGTAGAGGTCGTGGTGGCGGCGGAGCTTTCGGCGCCAAGCCCCAGGGAAAGAAGATCAAGTTTGATGACTAA
- the LOC132468783 gene encoding cyclin-dependent kinase-like 3: protein MENYEVLGILGAGGFGQVVKCKHVSSGDIYAMKRFSPMDDMEYIFQRELAPLSVLKHENIVVLLEVFTHQGNLMAIFELLERSIMDELDQKQRALDSLVIRKYTFQMLRALEFVHSHHMIHRDVKPDNVLVSRSGVVKLADFGCARLSGGASLPRTSCEGTLWFMAPEVLVKDPSYSTCVDVWALGCTIAFMATGKPFLMGTTVRCQIEEVIMKVGPLTDHQEQQYYAYQRFPVEPLPKGNPPSDLFEKYNTSEPLLTQLMELCLAMDPVDRWSCSKMLGHPYFTADHFHESFSKELKEMVDQDQSSALMVDPDQSAALMVDPDQSAALMVDPDQSAALMVDTDQSAALMVNQDQSAALMVNQDQSDALMVNQDQSDALMVDPDQSDALMVDPDQSAALMVDPDQSAALMVDPDQSDALMVDQDHPENPGTLPDLSSATQQPPIGMPVEEERRSPDVKNAWDGDDEDTGMGGCFPWTRRKDKKEKPKGKGIRNILRSAIGAFRRQFLSRVAPMV from the exons ATGGAGAACTACGAAGTATTGGGAATTCTTGGCGCCGGGGGCTTCGGCCAGGTCGTCAAGTGCAAACACGTCTCTTCTGGTGACATCTACGCCATGAAGAGATTCAGTCCAATGGATGACATGGAGTACATCTTTCAGAGGGAACTCGCGCCTCTGTCG GTGTTGAAGCACGAGAACATCGTGGTGCTGCTGGAGGTGTTCACCCACCAGGGCAACCTGATGGCCATCTTCGAGCTGCTGGAACGCAGCATCATGGATGAGCTGGATCAGAAGCAGCGCGCCCTTGACAGCCTGGTCATCCGGAAGTACACCTTCCAGATGCTGAGGGCCTTGGAGTTCGTTCACAGTCACCAC ATGATCCACCGAGACGTCAAGCCCGACAACGTGCTGGTGTCGCGTTCGGGAGTGGTCAAGCTGGCGGACTTCGGCTGTGCGCGGCTGTCGGGCGGTGCTTCCCTGCCGCGGACGTCCTGTGAAGGCACTCTGTGGTTCATGGCACCGGAGGTCCTGGTGAAGGATCCCAGCTACAGCAC atgtgttgatgtgtgggCCCTCGGATGCACCATCGCATTCATGGCCACTGGGAAGCCCTTCCTCATGGGTACCACAGTAAGGTGTCAGATCGAGGAGGTGATCATGAAAGTGG GGCCTCTCACTGACCACCAAGAGCAGCAGTATTATGCCTACCAGAGATTCCCGGTGGAGCCACTGCCCAAAGGGAATCCTCCCAGCGACCTGTTCGAGAAGTACAACACCTCAGAGCCCCTGCTGACTCAACTCATGGAG CTATGTCTGGCGATGGATCCAGTGGACAGGTGGAGCTGCTCCAAGATGCTTGGACACCCCTACTTCACGGCTGATCATTTCCATGAGAG CTTCAGCAAGGAGCTCAAGGAGATGGTCGACCAGGATCAGTCCTCTGCCCTCATGGTCGATCCGGATCAGTCCGCTGCCCTCATGGTCGACCCGGATCAGTCCGCTGCCCTCATGGTCGACCCGGATCAGTCCGCTGCCCTCATGGTCGACACGGATCAGTCCGCTGCCCTCATGGTCAACCAGGATCAGTCCGCTGCCCTCATGGTCAACCAGGATCAGTCCGACGCCCTCATGGTCAACCAGGATCAGTCCGACGCCCTCATGGTCGATCCGGATCAGTCTGATGCCCTCATGGTCGATCCAGATCAGTCCGCTGCCCTCATGGTCGACCCGGATCAGTCCGCCGCCCTCATGGTCGACCCGGATCAGTCCGACGCCCTCATGGTCGACCAGGATCATCCTGAGAACCCAGGGACTCTACCGGACCTGTCCTCAGCTACCCAA CAGCCTCCAATAGGAATGCCAGTGGAGGAAGAGCGCCGCAGTCCTGATGTGAAGAACGCCTGGGATGGCGATGACGAGGACACGGGGATGGGTGGATGCTTCCCTT GGACTCGGCGGAAGGACAAGAAGGAGAAACCCAAGGGGAAGGGGATAAGAAACATTCTCAGAAGCGCCATCGGAGCATTCCGGCGCCAGTTCCTCTCCAGAGTCGCCCCGATGGTGTAG